A region of Paractinoplanes abujensis DNA encodes the following proteins:
- a CDS encoding response regulator transcription factor — translation MNATANAPVVLIAEDDEDIRDLIAWKLEVAGFRTLHAGNGRTAVELAAEHQPDAAVLDITMPVMDGLEVCQNLRSERGTATIPVLMLSARVNESDIESGFGAGADDYLTKPFHPQELLRRLEGLLSASAG, via the coding sequence GTGAACGCCACCGCCAACGCCCCCGTCGTGTTGATCGCCGAGGATGACGAGGACATCCGGGACCTGATCGCCTGGAAGCTCGAAGTGGCCGGATTCCGGACGCTGCACGCCGGCAACGGCAGGACCGCGGTCGAGCTGGCGGCCGAGCACCAGCCGGACGCGGCCGTCCTCGACATCACCATGCCGGTCATGGACGGGCTCGAAGTGTGTCAGAACCTGCGGAGTGAGCGGGGCACAGCCACCATTCCGGTGCTGATGCTCAGCGCCCGCGTCAACGAGAGTGACATCGAGTCCGGCTTCGGCGCGGGGGCCGACGACTACCTGACCAAGCCGTTCCACCCGCAGGAGTTGCTGCGCCGCCTGGAGGGCCTGCTCAGCGCCTCGGCCGGGTAG
- a CDS encoding DUF3068 domain-containing protein produces the protein MRARWGAVLFGIGVFAVVIAAGCAFYVAPSVARLPYDLALCKPDQSSDCLRPSVAEAKDAKFLQTKGGPDVPTPVVAVQTGTLRSTTEISPQVDLTAEEIKNDDTVIWNGYGTVKWVETDEMVSQYKAGLAIDRDTAAAVDWSDQFLQDAGEDAPSEVNFAGQLYKFPFGTEKKDYEYFDRDLRKAAPIQYQGTEEIDGLETYKFQQTIPDTPLNFTEERLKGLLATFAPDAAGGQVNYSNTRTIWVEPVSGTFIKVQEQQKKTLIPETGAPTALLDGNFIYTDETVANNVKSAGETKSSVLLISRYLPIGLAVLGALLLIIGLVMVTTGRRNSARHRAEEITGAEADAKA, from the coding sequence GTGAGGGCTCGCTGGGGTGCCGTGCTGTTCGGCATCGGCGTCTTCGCCGTGGTCATTGCGGCTGGTTGTGCGTTCTACGTCGCGCCTTCGGTGGCGCGTCTGCCTTACGATTTGGCGCTGTGCAAGCCGGACCAGTCGTCGGACTGTCTGCGTCCGAGCGTCGCCGAGGCCAAGGACGCCAAGTTCCTGCAGACCAAGGGCGGGCCGGACGTGCCCACGCCGGTCGTCGCGGTGCAGACCGGCACGCTGCGGTCCACCACCGAGATCTCTCCCCAGGTCGACCTGACCGCCGAGGAGATCAAGAACGACGACACGGTCATCTGGAACGGCTACGGCACGGTCAAGTGGGTCGAGACCGACGAGATGGTCAGCCAGTACAAGGCCGGCCTCGCCATCGACCGGGACACCGCGGCCGCCGTCGACTGGTCCGATCAGTTCCTGCAGGACGCCGGTGAGGACGCGCCGTCCGAGGTCAACTTCGCCGGGCAGCTCTACAAGTTCCCGTTCGGCACGGAGAAGAAGGACTACGAGTACTTCGACCGTGACTTGCGCAAGGCGGCGCCGATCCAGTACCAGGGCACCGAGGAGATCGACGGCCTGGAGACCTACAAGTTCCAGCAGACGATCCCCGACACCCCGCTGAACTTCACCGAGGAGCGGCTCAAGGGCCTGCTGGCCACGTTCGCCCCCGACGCGGCCGGCGGCCAGGTCAACTACAGCAACACCCGGACCATCTGGGTCGAGCCGGTCTCCGGCACCTTCATCAAGGTGCAGGAGCAGCAGAAGAAGACGCTGATCCCCGAGACGGGCGCGCCCACGGCCCTGCTCGACGGCAACTTCATCTACACCGACGAGACGGTCGCGAACAACGTGAAGTCCGCCGGCGAGACCAAGAGCAGCGTCCTGCTGATCAGCCGCTACCTGCCGATCGGCCTCGCGGTCCTCGGCGCCCTGCTGCTCATCATCGGCCTCGTCATGGTCACCACCGGCCGCCGCAACTCCGCCCGGCACCGCGCCGAGGAGATCACCGGCGCCGAGGCCGACGCCAAGGCCTGA
- a CDS encoding MBL fold metallo-hydrolase, whose protein sequence is MQPRVDHGVVSGTFSLDGQTFDVDNNVWVVGDDTECVVIDAPHDVDAILAVTGARTVRAIICTHAHDDHVRVAPALRDRTGAPILLHPAERPLWELTHGAGVTWDRDLTDGEQLPFGLTVLHTPGHAPGAVSLYAPALGCVFTGDTLFQGGPGATGRSYSDAEVIVASIRAKLFTLPDDTVVHTGHGDDTTIKAERDALGS, encoded by the coding sequence ATGCAGCCTCGCGTGGACCACGGTGTCGTGTCCGGCACATTCAGCCTCGACGGTCAGACCTTCGACGTGGACAACAACGTCTGGGTCGTCGGCGACGACACCGAGTGCGTGGTGATCGACGCGCCGCACGACGTCGACGCGATCCTGGCCGTGACCGGTGCCCGCACGGTTCGCGCCATCATCTGCACCCATGCCCACGACGACCACGTACGGGTGGCGCCCGCACTGCGCGACCGCACCGGCGCGCCGATCCTGCTGCACCCGGCCGAGCGCCCCCTGTGGGAACTGACCCACGGCGCCGGGGTGACGTGGGACCGTGACCTGACCGACGGCGAGCAGCTCCCGTTCGGCCTCACCGTGCTGCACACCCCCGGCCACGCCCCGGGTGCGGTCAGCCTGTACGCCCCCGCGCTGGGCTGCGTCTTCACCGGCGACACCCTGTTCCAGGGCGGCCCCGGCGCCACCGGCCGCTCCTACTCCGACGCCGAGGTGATCGTGGCGTCGATCCGGGCCAAGCTGTTCACCCTCCCCGACGACACGGTCGTGCACACCGGTCACGGCGACGACACCACGATCAAGGCCGAACGCGACGCTCTCGGCAGCTAG
- a CDS encoding DNA-formamidopyrimidine glycosylase family protein: MAEGDSIRRLAARLNASLGGRDVVAAQFWRGGFEGGRLLTVAAAGKHLLMRFSGGQTVHSHLRMQGSWRIHRPGWRPGPATDRIRAWFDFGPAGVLAAHAMPVLQLLPTAREDLAVGHLGPDILAEQWPRQRPAAATAVAADPGRRIREALLDQRNVCGIGNLWAVEGLFVAGVWPHTPAGAVDADRVLELIGRMMRLGLRNGSQSTTGDLRRGRTHWVYGRYRRPCRRCATPVAFVPAGPGPYDRETWWCPFCQPDPSPPV; the protein is encoded by the coding sequence GTGGCCGAGGGCGACTCGATCCGGCGGCTCGCCGCGCGGCTGAACGCCTCGCTCGGCGGGCGTGACGTGGTGGCCGCCCAGTTCTGGCGGGGCGGCTTCGAGGGCGGCCGCCTGCTCACCGTCGCCGCCGCCGGCAAACACCTGCTGATGCGGTTCAGCGGCGGCCAGACCGTACACAGTCACCTGCGCATGCAGGGATCGTGGCGGATCCACCGGCCGGGCTGGCGGCCCGGACCGGCCACCGACCGGATCCGCGCCTGGTTCGACTTCGGCCCGGCCGGGGTGCTCGCGGCGCACGCCATGCCGGTGCTGCAGCTGCTGCCCACCGCCCGCGAGGACCTGGCGGTGGGCCACCTCGGGCCGGACATCCTCGCCGAGCAGTGGCCCCGGCAGCGCCCGGCCGCGGCCACCGCCGTCGCCGCCGATCCCGGCCGGCGGATCCGCGAGGCGTTGCTCGATCAGCGCAACGTGTGCGGGATCGGCAACCTGTGGGCCGTCGAGGGCCTGTTCGTGGCGGGGGTGTGGCCGCACACGCCGGCCGGCGCCGTCGACGCCGACCGGGTGCTCGAACTGATCGGCCGGATGATGCGACTGGGCCTGCGCAACGGCTCGCAGAGCACCACCGGCGACCTGCGCCGCGGCCGGACGCACTGGGTGTACGGCCGGTACCGGCGCCCGTGCCGCCGCTGCGCCACCCCGGTCGCGTTCGTCCCGGCCGGCCCCGGACCGTACGACCGGGAAACGTGGTGGTGCCCGTTCTGCCAGCCGGACCCGTCCCCGCCGGTGTGA
- a CDS encoding Fur family transcriptional regulator encodes MTSDLAARLRAVSLRVTRPRLAVLAALRDHPHVDTETVIALVRADLPTVSHQAVYDVLRALTDARLVRRIEPAGATARYETRVADNHHHVVCRSCGAIADVDCAAGHSPCLTASDAHGFVIDEAEVVYWGTCPDCSEGKS; translated from the coding sequence GTGACGTCCGACCTCGCAGCGCGTTTGCGGGCGGTATCGTTGCGCGTGACCCGGCCCCGGCTGGCGGTGCTCGCGGCGCTTCGTGACCACCCGCACGTCGACACCGAAACGGTGATCGCGCTGGTCCGGGCCGACCTTCCCACGGTCTCCCATCAGGCGGTCTACGACGTGCTCCGCGCGCTCACCGACGCCCGGCTGGTGCGGCGCATCGAGCCCGCCGGCGCGACCGCCCGTTACGAGACCCGGGTGGCGGACAACCACCATCACGTCGTGTGCCGCTCCTGCGGCGCGATCGCCGACGTCGACTGTGCGGCCGGCCACTCGCCCTGTCTTACCGCCTCGGACGCTCACGGCTTCGTGATCGACGAGGCGGAGGTCGTCTATTGGGGCACCTGTCCCGACTGTTCGGAAGGAAAATCATGA
- a CDS encoding DUF808 domain-containing protein: protein MAGGLVALLDDVAVLARAAAASIDDVGVAAAKAGAKAAGVVIDDAAVTPQYVRGLAAERELPIIKRIALGSLRNKFLIILPVILLLSQFVPWLLTPILMLGGAYLCFEGAEKVWAKVSGHGGHGDEAAKDEKTLISGAVRTDLILSAEIMVITLNEVIDEPFWSRLAILAVVALLMTVVVYGAVALIVKMDDAGLRLSDGPGAVAAFGRGLVKAMPKVLTFLTVVGTAAMLWVGGHILLVGTDELGLHFLYETVHHVEEAAHDATGPLGGVVGWLVNTIFSAVLGLIVGALIVVVLTYTLHRRKKDEHTPAEEPAAQPGEGPQP from the coding sequence TTGGCCGGTGGACTCGTAGCCCTGCTGGATGATGTGGCGGTGCTGGCCCGCGCGGCCGCGGCCTCCATCGACGACGTCGGGGTGGCCGCCGCGAAGGCCGGCGCCAAGGCCGCGGGTGTGGTCATCGACGACGCCGCGGTCACGCCGCAGTACGTGCGGGGCCTGGCCGCCGAGCGCGAGCTGCCGATCATCAAGCGCATCGCGCTCGGCTCGCTGCGCAACAAGTTCCTGATCATCCTGCCGGTGATCCTGCTGCTCAGCCAGTTCGTGCCGTGGCTGCTGACGCCGATCCTGATGCTCGGTGGCGCCTACCTGTGCTTCGAGGGCGCCGAGAAGGTCTGGGCCAAGGTCTCCGGCCACGGCGGGCACGGTGACGAGGCGGCCAAGGACGAGAAGACGCTGATCTCGGGCGCGGTGCGCACCGACCTGATCCTGTCGGCCGAGATCATGGTCATCACGCTCAACGAGGTCATCGACGAGCCGTTCTGGTCGCGGCTGGCCATCCTGGCCGTGGTCGCGCTGCTGATGACCGTGGTCGTCTACGGCGCGGTCGCGCTGATCGTGAAGATGGACGACGCCGGCCTGCGCCTCTCGGACGGCCCGGGGGCGGTCGCCGCCTTCGGCCGCGGGCTGGTCAAGGCCATGCCCAAGGTGCTCACCTTCCTGACCGTGGTCGGCACGGCCGCCATGCTCTGGGTCGGCGGGCACATCCTGCTGGTCGGCACCGACGAGCTGGGCCTGCACTTCCTCTACGAGACCGTGCACCACGTGGAGGAGGCGGCCCACGACGCCACCGGCCCGCTCGGCGGGGTGGTCGGCTGGCTGGTCAACACGATCTTCAGCGCCGTCCTGGGCCTGATCGTGGGCGCCCTGATCGTGGTCGTGCTGACATACACCCTGCACCGTCGGAAGAAGGACGAGCACACCCCGGCCGAGGAGCCGGCCGCGCAGCCGGGCGAGGGCCCGCAGCCCTAG
- a CDS encoding DUF6188 family protein: MLPVMVTDMGAGRHPRRGRSLEMLAGRRLEYVRLGHAFVLSFAGGGQVLAETAIQLATPGAGRIVAEPGDHPSDALATLLGDEVVAARTGDVGELLLTFTSGAELLICPHADVESWAVTSPDGFLIVCLAGGETATWGEQ; the protein is encoded by the coding sequence ATGTTGCCGGTCATGGTCACCGACATGGGCGCGGGGCGGCACCCGCGCCGGGGGCGGTCGCTCGAGATGCTGGCGGGCCGGCGACTGGAGTACGTGCGCCTGGGGCACGCCTTCGTGCTGAGCTTCGCCGGGGGCGGGCAGGTGCTGGCCGAGACCGCGATCCAGCTGGCCACGCCGGGCGCCGGGCGCATCGTGGCCGAACCGGGCGATCACCCGTCCGACGCCCTGGCCACCCTGCTGGGCGACGAGGTCGTCGCGGCCCGCACGGGCGACGTGGGTGAGCTGCTGCTGACCTTCACGAGCGGCGCCGAACTGCTGATCTGCCCGCACGCCGACGTCGAGTCGTGGGCCGTCACCTCACCCGACGGCTTCCTCATCGTGTGCCTGGCCGGCGGTGAGACGGCCACCTGGGGGGAGCAGTAA
- the katG gene encoding catalase/peroxidase HPI, with protein sequence MSDAQLGDAAGCPVAHDSVTAHGSESENPAIDSPTPKTGGRPRTNRDWWPNQLDLSVLHAHSSKANPLGPSFQYAQEFAKLDVEALKADIISVLTTSQDWWPADFGHYGGLMIRMSWHAAGTYRIQDGRGGAGDGGQRFAPLNSWPDNANLDKARRLLWPVKAKYGQKISWADLLVLAGNVAMESMGFKTFGFGFGRVDTWEPEEIFWGPEDTWLGDERYASEKTMSEGVGATEMGLIYVNPEGPKGSADPVAAAHFIRETFARMAMNDEETVALIAGGHTFGKTHGAGVADGHVGPEPEGAPIEAQGLGWLSTYESGKGKDTITSGLEVTWTDKPTQWSNRFFEILFGYEWELTTSPGGAKQYVAKTTDEIIPDAFDPAKKHKPTMLTTDLALRMDPAYEKISRRFLENPDEFALAYAKAWYKLLHRDMGPVSRFLGPWVAEPQLWQDPVPAASGAQVSEADVTALKAKVLDSGLTVAQLVQTAWASAASFRSTDKRGGANGARIALEPQRSWEINASAAPVVEKLKGIQQEFNAAGGAQVSLADLIVLAGSAAVEKAALDAGVKVTVPFHPGRGDATQEQTDVESFKVLEPRADGFRNYLRPGEKTQPEILLVDRAYMLNLTAPEMTVLVGGLRALGNNFGDASHGVLTDKPGVLSTDFFVNLLSPGTRWKAAESGEHVYEIRDLATDEVKWTATAVDLIFGSNSQLRALAEVYASADATEKFVTDFVAAWTKVMDADRFDLV encoded by the coding sequence ATGAGCGACGCCCAACTCGGAGACGCGGCCGGCTGTCCGGTCGCCCACGACTCCGTGACCGCCCACGGCAGTGAGAGCGAGAACCCGGCGATCGATTCGCCGACCCCCAAGACCGGCGGCCGCCCCCGTACGAACCGGGACTGGTGGCCCAACCAGCTCGACCTGTCGGTGCTGCACGCCCACTCGTCGAAGGCCAACCCGCTCGGCCCGAGCTTCCAGTACGCGCAGGAGTTCGCCAAGCTCGACGTCGAAGCCCTCAAGGCCGACATCATCTCGGTGCTGACCACGTCGCAGGACTGGTGGCCGGCCGACTTCGGGCACTACGGCGGCCTGATGATCCGCATGTCCTGGCACGCCGCGGGCACCTACCGCATCCAGGACGGCCGCGGCGGCGCGGGTGACGGCGGGCAGCGTTTCGCCCCGCTCAACAGCTGGCCCGACAACGCCAACCTGGACAAGGCCCGCCGCCTGCTGTGGCCGGTCAAGGCCAAGTACGGTCAGAAGATCTCGTGGGCCGACCTGCTGGTGCTGGCGGGCAACGTGGCCATGGAGTCGATGGGCTTCAAGACCTTCGGCTTCGGCTTCGGCCGCGTCGACACGTGGGAGCCCGAGGAGATCTTCTGGGGTCCCGAGGACACGTGGCTGGGCGACGAGCGGTACGCCTCCGAGAAGACGATGTCCGAGGGCGTCGGCGCGACGGAGATGGGCCTCATCTACGTCAACCCCGAGGGCCCCAAGGGCAGCGCCGACCCGGTTGCGGCGGCTCACTTCATCCGTGAGACGTTCGCCCGCATGGCGATGAACGACGAGGAGACCGTCGCGCTGATCGCCGGCGGCCACACCTTCGGCAAGACCCACGGCGCGGGCGTCGCCGACGGCCACGTCGGCCCCGAGCCCGAGGGCGCGCCGATCGAGGCGCAGGGCCTGGGCTGGCTGAGCACGTACGAGAGCGGCAAGGGCAAGGACACCATCACGTCCGGCCTCGAGGTCACCTGGACCGACAAGCCCACCCAGTGGAGCAACCGCTTCTTCGAGATCCTCTTCGGGTACGAGTGGGAGCTCACCACGAGCCCCGGCGGCGCCAAGCAGTACGTCGCCAAGACCACCGACGAGATCATCCCGGACGCCTTCGACCCGGCCAAGAAGCACAAGCCGACCATGCTCACCACCGACCTGGCGCTGCGCATGGACCCGGCGTACGAGAAGATCTCGCGGCGCTTCCTGGAGAACCCGGACGAGTTCGCGCTGGCCTACGCCAAGGCCTGGTACAAGCTGCTGCACCGTGACATGGGCCCGGTCAGCCGCTTCCTCGGCCCGTGGGTGGCCGAGCCCCAGCTGTGGCAGGACCCGGTTCCCGCCGCGTCGGGCGCCCAGGTCAGCGAGGCCGACGTCACCGCGCTCAAGGCCAAGGTGCTCGACTCGGGCCTCACGGTGGCCCAGCTGGTGCAGACCGCGTGGGCCTCGGCCGCCTCGTTCCGCTCGACCGACAAGCGCGGCGGCGCCAACGGTGCCCGCATCGCCCTCGAGCCGCAGCGCAGCTGGGAGATCAACGCCTCCGCCGCGCCGGTGGTCGAGAAGCTCAAGGGCATCCAGCAGGAGTTCAACGCGGCCGGCGGCGCCCAGGTCTCGCTGGCCGACCTGATCGTGCTGGCCGGTTCGGCCGCGGTCGAGAAGGCCGCGCTGGACGCGGGCGTCAAGGTCACTGTGCCGTTCCACCCCGGCCGCGGTGACGCCACCCAGGAGCAGACCGACGTCGAGTCGTTCAAGGTGCTCGAGCCGCGGGCCGACGGCTTCCGCAACTACCTGCGCCCCGGCGAGAAGACCCAGCCCGAGATCCTGCTGGTCGACCGCGCCTACATGCTCAACCTGACCGCCCCCGAGATGACGGTCCTGGTCGGCGGTCTGCGCGCCCTCGGCAACAACTTCGGCGACGCGTCGCACGGCGTGCTCACCGACAAGCCGGGCGTGCTGTCCACGGACTTCTTCGTCAACCTGCTCTCCCCGGGCACCCGCTGGAAGGCCGCGGAGTCCGGCGAGCACGTCTACGAGATCCGTGACCTGGCCACCGACGAGGTGAAGTGGACCGCCACCGCGGTCGACCTCATCTTCGGCTCCAACTCGCAGCTGCGGGCCCTGGCCGAGGTCTACGCCAGCGCCGACGCCACCGAGAAGTTCGTCACCGACTTCGTCGCAGCGTGGACGAAGGTCATGGACGCGGACCGTTTCGACCTGGTCTGA
- a CDS encoding acyltransferase family protein — MSAPVTNRSLHRLPPLDAVRVVGALAVVAHHVGFATGINVGDGPWAGWLARLDVGVAVFFVLSGFLLYRPWAHARATGQPLPGAGIYLWRRALRILPAYWLTVVVCLLVVPRNADATAGDWARHFTLTQIYDAYGLRHALGHTWSLATEAVFYVLLPILAVLALSGRRRAGRPVLILAVAALITATWVALLSTGVLSLSRHTTWLPSYAIWFGAGMALASVHVSLSNGHLPRWRFLDDMGRAPLACWGTALALLGVATTSIAGPRTLAEPTAAQFGLKITLYAMIAVLVLVPLAFGPQTRTKAAFGSGFARWLGLVSYGLFLWHPFVLEMLYEVTGRQEFTGDLLETYAITVAGGLLLASLSYYLVEKPLLRLGHLRRRRPPGNSTESQSATPAATAAS, encoded by the coding sequence ATGTCTGCGCCCGTTACGAACAGGTCCCTCCATCGACTCCCGCCACTGGATGCGGTACGGGTCGTGGGAGCGCTCGCGGTGGTCGCGCACCATGTGGGGTTCGCTACGGGGATCAATGTAGGCGATGGTCCCTGGGCCGGTTGGCTGGCCCGGCTGGACGTCGGGGTGGCCGTGTTCTTCGTGCTCTCCGGCTTCCTGCTCTACCGTCCGTGGGCGCACGCGCGGGCCACCGGGCAGCCGCTGCCGGGCGCCGGGATCTACCTGTGGCGGCGGGCTCTGCGCATCCTCCCGGCGTACTGGCTCACGGTGGTGGTCTGCCTGCTCGTCGTGCCGCGCAACGCCGACGCCACGGCGGGGGACTGGGCGCGTCACTTCACGCTGACGCAGATCTACGACGCGTACGGGCTGCGGCACGCCTTGGGGCACACGTGGAGCCTGGCCACCGAGGCCGTCTTCTACGTGCTGCTGCCGATCCTGGCCGTGCTCGCGCTGAGCGGCCGGCGGCGCGCGGGGCGGCCGGTGCTCATCCTCGCCGTGGCCGCCCTGATCACGGCCACGTGGGTCGCCTTGCTGAGTACGGGGGTGCTCTCGCTGAGCCGGCACACCACCTGGCTCCCCTCGTACGCGATCTGGTTCGGCGCCGGCATGGCGCTCGCCTCGGTGCACGTGTCGCTGAGCAACGGGCACCTGCCGCGCTGGCGGTTCCTGGACGACATGGGGCGTGCGCCGCTGGCCTGCTGGGGGACGGCGCTGGCGCTGCTGGGCGTGGCCACGACGTCGATCGCGGGGCCGCGCACGCTGGCCGAGCCGACCGCGGCCCAGTTCGGACTCAAGATCACCCTGTACGCGATGATCGCCGTGCTGGTGCTCGTTCCGCTCGCGTTCGGTCCGCAGACCCGGACGAAGGCGGCCTTCGGCTCCGGTTTCGCGCGCTGGCTCGGCCTCGTCTCGTACGGGCTGTTCCTCTGGCACCCCTTCGTGCTGGAGATGCTGTACGAGGTCACCGGCCGGCAGGAGTTCACCGGCGACCTGCTCGAGACGTACGCGATCACCGTGGCCGGCGGGCTGCTGCTCGCCTCGCTGAGCTATTACCTGGTCGAGAAGCCCTTACTGCGGCTCGGTCACTTGCGCCGGCGACGCCCGCCGGGGAACAGCACCGAGAGCCAGAGCGCGACCCCGGCGGCCACGGCGGCCAGCTGA